The proteins below are encoded in one region of Amycolatopsis magusensis:
- a CDS encoding inositol-3-phosphate synthase — protein sequence MSERAMRTGLWLVGARGSVATTAAVGLLALRAGVAGPTGCVSELPAFSSVPLPAWDDLVLGGHDIVHTSLEKRAEQLADAGVFSHAVLAAVRGGLAAVDAEIRDGYHPATHTGPQASAGKRLSEDIRSFATRHNLDRVVVVNVSSTEAPTPELPEHADLGLLEAALEDPARAVLPPSSLMAYAALRAGSPYIEFTPSAGISLPALRGLAADLGLPYAGSDGKTGETLLRTVLAPMFTSRALRVRSWSGTNLLGGGDGETLGDPSKVNSKLESKARGLAALLGEQVTAPLHIDNVPDLGETKTAWDNVSFEGFLGARMNLQFTWTGYDSALAAPLVLDLARFTAAAHAAGQSGALSGLAFFFKDPMGSDEHRFAEQTRSLREWAGTL from the coding sequence ATGTCCGAGCGAGCTATGCGCACCGGCCTCTGGCTGGTGGGTGCCCGAGGATCGGTAGCAACCACGGCCGCGGTCGGGCTGCTGGCCCTGCGCGCCGGGGTCGCCGGACCGACCGGTTGCGTCAGCGAGCTGCCCGCGTTCTCCTCGGTGCCGCTCCCCGCGTGGGACGACCTCGTGCTCGGGGGCCACGACATCGTGCACACCTCGCTGGAGAAGCGGGCGGAGCAGCTGGCCGACGCCGGTGTGTTCAGCCACGCCGTCCTGGCCGCCGTCCGCGGTGGCCTGGCCGCCGTCGACGCCGAGATCCGCGACGGCTACCACCCCGCCACCCACACCGGCCCGCAGGCTTCCGCGGGGAAAAGACTGTCCGAAGACATCCGATCGTTCGCGACCAGGCACAACCTGGACCGGGTGGTCGTGGTCAACGTGTCCTCCACCGAGGCGCCGACCCCCGAACTGCCCGAGCACGCCGACCTCGGCCTGCTCGAAGCCGCGCTCGAGGACCCGGCGCGCGCGGTGCTGCCGCCCAGCTCGCTGATGGCCTACGCCGCCCTGCGCGCCGGCAGCCCCTACATCGAGTTCACGCCTTCCGCGGGCATAAGCCTGCCCGCCCTCCGCGGCCTGGCCGCTGACCTGGGCCTGCCGTACGCGGGCAGCGACGGCAAGACCGGCGAGACGCTGCTGCGGACCGTCCTCGCCCCGATGTTCACCTCACGCGCGCTGCGCGTCCGGTCGTGGTCGGGCACCAACCTGCTCGGCGGCGGCGACGGCGAGACGCTCGGCGACCCGTCGAAGGTCAACAGCAAGCTCGAGTCGAAGGCACGCGGCCTGGCCGCGCTGCTCGGTGAGCAGGTCACCGCGCCGCTGCACATCGACAACGTGCCCGACCTCGGCGAGACCAAGACCGCGTGGGACAACGTGTCGTTCGAGGGCTTCCTCGGCGCGCGCATGAACCTGCAGTTCACCTGGACCGGCTACGACTCGGCGCTGGCCGCGCCGCTGGTGCTGGACCTCGCCCGGTTCACCGCCGCCGCGCACGCCGCCGGGCAGTCCGGCGCGCTGTCCGGGCTGGCGTTCTTCTTCAAGGACCCGATGGGCAGCGACGAGCACCGGTTCGCCGAGCAGACCCGGTCCCTGCGGGAGTGGGCGGGCACGCTGTGA
- a CDS encoding SCO3242 family prenyltransferase, whose protein sequence is MRTLAELVRAPAALTVLGDTVAGASAGKSRLTGRKLLLPLASASFYWAGMALNDWADRELDAVERPERPIPSGRISADQALATGGALTLAGLGLAALGGGKQALKVAVPLAGAVWAYDTVLKPTPAGPLGMAVCRALDVLLGAGGNTRAAAPAAAAIGVHTLGVTALSTGEVHGASPNTAKAALVTSSAATALAVSGPANTGWHRLASLTAGSGYAGFVGRAQAAAVADPSAKVVRNATKTGIHGMVPLQAAIAARGSIVGAALVATALPIARKLSKKVSPT, encoded by the coding sequence ATCCGCACCCTCGCCGAGCTGGTCCGGGCCCCCGCCGCCCTCACCGTCCTCGGCGACACCGTGGCCGGAGCTTCTGCGGGCAAAAGCCGGTTGACCGGTCGGAAGTTGTTGCTGCCCCTGGCTTCCGCGTCCTTCTACTGGGCGGGGATGGCGCTGAACGACTGGGCGGATCGCGAACTCGACGCCGTCGAGCGGCCCGAGCGCCCCATCCCGTCCGGCCGCATCTCCGCCGACCAGGCACTGGCCACCGGCGGCGCCCTGACCCTCGCCGGGCTGGGCCTGGCCGCGCTCGGCGGCGGCAAGCAGGCGCTCAAGGTCGCCGTGCCGCTCGCCGGCGCGGTCTGGGCCTACGACACCGTGCTCAAGCCGACCCCGGCCGGCCCGCTGGGCATGGCCGTGTGCCGGGCGCTCGACGTGCTGCTCGGCGCGGGCGGCAACACGCGCGCCGCCGCCCCGGCGGCCGCGGCGATCGGCGTGCACACGCTCGGCGTCACCGCGCTGTCCACCGGCGAGGTCCACGGCGCTTCGCCGAACACCGCGAAAGCGGCGCTGGTCACCAGCAGCGCGGCCACCGCGCTCGCGGTCAGCGGGCCCGCCAACACCGGCTGGCACCGGCTCGCCTCGCTCACGGCGGGCTCCGGGTACGCCGGGTTCGTCGGCCGCGCGCAGGCCGCGGCGGTCGCCGACCCGTCGGCGAAGGTGGTGCGCAACGCCACCAAGACCGGCATCCACGGCATGGTCCCGCTGCAGGCCGCCATCGCCGCGCGTGGCTCGATCGTGGGGGCCGCGCTGGTCGCCACGGCCCTGCCGATCGCACGCAAGCTGTCGAAGAAGGTGAGCCCCACATGA
- a CDS encoding EboA domain-containing protein has translation MTFSLGYGTNGFANHRLLDALAVIADLGYTGVALTLDHDHLNPYAEDLPKQLERVAARLSSLGLDKVVIETGARYLLDPWRKHHPTLLSEDSAPRLGFLEKALRIAAELNADCVSFWSGVKPEGLDDAEAASRLREGIRNLLLPAEALGVRIGMEPEPGHFVQHLQQVLDLREQLGDHELFGVTLDVGHCVAVEPVDAAECVRQAGPLLFNVQLDDMLPRVHEHLEFGDGQLDLPATLAALTEVGYTGLAAVELPRHSHAAPDVAARAFRALTAAMPAKAEHPWVADALTKIREKPAAIGSLFPAAGRGVGRTPVAADTDPQGLIHGTLDDQARIRLVSELHLLLPAKAFAAELGDLYRFGDDAERRGVLRGLNALRDTDDGADDNVVVAGLQLVADALRTNDTRLVAAAMGAFAGRHLDAHSWRHGVLKCLFTGVPLAAVAELDRRVDDELRRMVSDYAAERSAAGREVPSDALAILERGEH, from the coding sequence ATGACCTTCTCCCTCGGCTACGGCACGAACGGCTTCGCCAACCACCGGCTGCTCGACGCGCTCGCGGTGATCGCCGACCTCGGGTACACCGGCGTCGCGCTCACGCTGGACCACGACCACCTCAACCCGTACGCCGAAGACCTGCCGAAGCAGCTCGAGCGGGTCGCGGCCCGGCTGTCCTCGCTCGGGCTGGACAAGGTGGTCATCGAGACCGGCGCGCGTTACCTGCTCGACCCGTGGCGCAAGCACCACCCGACGCTGCTCTCGGAGGACTCGGCCCCGCGGCTCGGCTTCCTGGAGAAGGCGCTTCGGATCGCGGCGGAGCTGAACGCCGACTGCGTCTCATTCTGGTCAGGCGTCAAACCAGAAGGCCTCGACGATGCCGAAGCCGCCTCCCGCCTGCGGGAAGGCATCCGGAACCTGCTTTTGCCCGCAGAAGCTTTGGGGGTCCGGATCGGGATGGAGCCTGAGCCGGGGCACTTCGTCCAGCACCTCCAGCAAGTGCTGGACCTGCGGGAACAGCTGGGCGATCACGAGCTGTTCGGGGTGACCCTCGACGTGGGCCACTGCGTGGCGGTCGAGCCGGTCGACGCCGCCGAGTGCGTGCGCCAGGCCGGGCCGCTGCTGTTCAACGTCCAGCTCGACGACATGCTGCCCCGGGTCCACGAGCACCTCGAGTTCGGCGACGGGCAGCTCGACCTGCCCGCGACCCTCGCCGCGCTCACCGAGGTCGGCTACACCGGACTGGCCGCGGTCGAGCTGCCGCGGCACAGCCACGCCGCCCCCGACGTCGCCGCGCGGGCCTTCCGCGCGCTGACCGCGGCGATGCCCGCCAAGGCCGAGCACCCCTGGGTGGCCGACGCGCTGACCAAGATCCGCGAAAAGCCCGCCGCGATCGGCTCGCTGTTCCCGGCGGCGGGCCGCGGAGTCGGCCGCACCCCGGTCGCCGCCGACACCGATCCGCAGGGCCTGATCCACGGCACGCTCGACGACCAAGCCCGAATTCGCCTGGTCAGCGAGCTGCACCTGCTTTTGCCCGCAAAAGCATTCGCCGCCGAATTGGGGGATTTGTACCGGTTCGGCGATGACGCGGAACGCCGGGGTGTGCTGCGTGGGCTCAACGCACTTCGGGACACCGATGACGGTGCCGATGACAACGTCGTCGTGGCTGGCCTCCAGCTGGTGGCCGACGCGCTGCGCACCAACGACACCCGGCTGGTCGCCGCCGCGATGGGCGCGTTCGCCGGACGCCACCTCGACGCCCATTCGTGGCGCCACGGGGTACTGAAATGCCTGTTCACCGGGGTTCCCCTGGCGGCGGTCGCGGAACTGGACCGCCGGGTCGACGATGAGCTGCGCCGCATGGTCTCGGACTACGCGGCGGAGCGGAGCGCGGCGGGCCGCGAAGTGCCGTCCGACGCGCTCGCCATCTTGGAAAGGGGAGAGCACTGA
- a CDS encoding TatD family hydrolase: protein MRIFDPHIHMTSRTTDDYEAMYAAGVRALVEPAFWLGQPRTSVGSFTDYFDSLIGWERFRAAQFGIRHHCTIALNPKEANDPRCREVLDVLPRYLAKDGVVAVGEVGYDSMTPEEDDVFARQLQLAKEHELPVMVHTPHRDKLEGTKRTLDVVRESGIPMEHVLVDHLNEVTVGLVAEAGAWMGFSIYPDTKMDEHRMVAILREYGLERKIVNSAADWGRSDPLKTLKTGQAMLADGYEESHVDTVLWQNPVDFYAQSGRLTLDPLPGFTGEASEFQGNSVLRGGRK, encoded by the coding sequence ATGCGGATTTTCGACCCGCACATCCACATGACCTCGCGCACCACCGACGACTACGAAGCGATGTACGCCGCCGGGGTCCGCGCACTGGTGGAGCCCGCCTTCTGGCTCGGGCAGCCACGCACCAGCGTCGGCTCGTTCACCGACTACTTCGACTCGCTGATCGGCTGGGAGCGGTTCCGCGCCGCGCAGTTCGGCATCCGCCACCACTGCACCATCGCGCTGAACCCCAAGGAGGCCAACGACCCCCGCTGCCGCGAGGTGCTCGACGTGCTGCCGCGCTACCTGGCCAAGGACGGCGTGGTCGCGGTCGGCGAGGTCGGCTACGACTCGATGACCCCGGAAGAGGACGACGTGTTCGCCCGCCAGCTCCAGCTGGCCAAGGAGCACGAGCTGCCGGTCATGGTCCACACCCCGCACCGCGACAAGCTCGAAGGCACCAAGCGCACGTTGGACGTGGTGCGCGAGTCCGGCATCCCGATGGAACACGTGCTGGTGGACCACCTGAACGAGGTCACCGTGGGGCTCGTGGCCGAGGCCGGCGCGTGGATGGGCTTCTCCATCTACCCCGACACCAAGATGGACGAGCACCGGATGGTGGCGATCCTGCGGGAGTACGGGCTGGAGCGCAAGATCGTCAACTCGGCCGCCGACTGGGGCCGTTCGGACCCGCTGAAGACGCTCAAGACCGGCCAGGCGATGCTCGCCGACGGCTACGAGGAGTCCCATGTGGACACCGTGCTGTGGCAGAACCCGGTGGACTTCTACGCGCAGAGCGGCAGGCTGACCCTCGACCCGCTGCCCGGGTTCACCGGCGAGGCCAGCGAGTTCCAGGGCAACTCCGTGCTCCGGGGTGGCCGCAAGTGA